The Fusarium keratoplasticum isolate Fu6.1 chromosome 4, whole genome shotgun sequence genome contains the following window.
CGCCGCTCCCAGTTATCAATCCGTTCGGTGCCTCCTAAATTGTTTCTTTGTCCTGCCCTGCCGGAAACTCTTTCGCGCTCTCTCTGTTCTGTTGCCCTTGCTGCGGTTGTCGCGAGTTCCTGGACTTCTATTTTGCCCAGAACAGAAGCTGTCTTGGCTCGAGGCATGACGACAATCCCTAGTGAATTTTGCCATCTGCTTCTGCCAAGACGTAGCCCAGAACAGCAATTTCCCACccatcatgaccaaggaTCTTGAGAAGGCGTCTCCAGATGTTGACGCAGAGACATCGTGttcttcttcaacagctACGTCGCCGGTCTTGGAACCCATCAAGACAACCGAGACACGTCGCAGCCGTCCGCGCAGCACAGCATCCAGGCGCTCACATGATTCGGACGTGTTTGAGGCCCTGGAGCATGCTCTGACACCAGATCTCGAAACCGAGGCAGAGCGAGCGGCGCGTGAACCCATCACATACACCCGAACTGGCACCAGCATCGCCAGCGCCGCATCCCGACCACCCGACTTTGAGGTCTTCTTTGAGGAAGGCGATCCCGAGAACCCAAGGAATTGGTCAAAATGGTATCGCGCCTGGATTATCGTTGCCGTCTCATACTCTACCTGGGTCGTGGTCCTGTATAGCACGTGTTATACAGCCTCCATCCCAGGCCTAGTTGAGGAGTATGGATCgactaccaccaccaccactttGGGTCTGACGACGTATCTGCTTGGTCTTGCCGTTGGTAGCTTGATTGTTGCGCCACTAAGTGAACTTTATGGTCGTCAAATGGTGTACTTGGTCTGCTTGAGTATTTGGGCGCTGCTTATTCTGCCTTGCGCCCTGGCAACTTCGCTGACGGAAATCATTGTTGTGCGATTCTTTGGGTGAGTGGCTTTCCTGTCGCATCGGCGTTGAATGGTCGACTAATTCGGTCAATAAGCGCACTCTTTGGAGCCGCAATGATCTCCAATAGCCCCGGAAGTATTGTCGACATCTCAGATCCCGAGTACCTCGCAGCTGCCATGTCCATGTGGTCGATCGCACCTCTCAATGGACCATCCACCGGGCCTATCATTGGTGGTTTTGTTTACCAGTATCTTGGTTGGCGATGGGACAACTGGATCGTCTTGATCCTGGGCGGCGCCGGTGTCCTCATGATGGCAACGGTCAAGGAAACCTATCACCCTGCCATCCTGAAGCGAAAGGCAGCTCGCCTGCGAAAGGAAAACGATGATCCCCGATGGTGGTGCCAGTATGACCAGAAAGTTTCCACGTGGCATttgatcaagatcaacatGAGCCGACCCTTCAAGTTGGTCGCAACTGAACCTATCTTGTGGTTCATGGACGTCTGGTGAGTGAAGTTGAGTTTGAGACAGTGATCGTCCATTGTCTCAGTCCCCGACTGTGATCGACAACTCTAACCAATGCGCAGGATCTCTCTGATTTATGCCATCTTGTATCTCTGTTTCGTCGCCTATCCGATCGTCTTCCGCCAGCACCGCGGCTGGAACGCTGGCATGTCGGGTCTGGCCTTTGTTGGCATCGGCGTTGGAACCATGCTTGCCATTTTCGCCGAACCTCTCCTCCGTCGCTTGATCAACTCTCAGCCTCGAGATCCAGTGACTGGCAGGCCCCATCCGGAAGCCACAGCTTTGGTCATGGCTATTGGTGCCGTCCTAACACCTCTCGGTCAGCTCGTGTTTTCCTGGACCTGTCTTCCCAACAGCATCCATTGGGCCATTCCCATCGCCTTTGGTGTGCCTTTTGGCGCGGGTAACACCCTATGCTTCATCTATGGCTCGAATTACCTGGCCAGCGCATATTCGATCTACGCCGCCAGCGCCCTCGCCGGAAATGCCGTTATCCGAAGTATCGCAGGCGGTGTCTTGCCCCTGGCTGGACCCAAGATGTACGCAGCCATGACTCCGCAGTGGGCTGGAACACTTCTTGGACTTCTCGAAGTGGCCATGATTCCGATTCCGTTTGTGTTCTGGCGGTACGGTGCCAAGATTCGGGCAAAGAGTCCGGCAATTCGAGCCCTGAGGGAGGAACAGGATCGACTTGACGCCAAGCGGGCGAAGCACCAGAGAAGattggagaagaagaggcaggaGGCCGAAGGCGACAAACAGAACGAGGAGGGTGTTTTGGCTGTAACGGATGCTTCGGGGCAAGATAACAAGGCACTCAAACAATAAGAGATGGATAATAAAGAGGAAAATGGAAAAGGGGACACAAATGGAAAGTTGGGGGACAAAAAGTTAATGATACCATCCATGTTGTATTTGTTTCAAAAGTGAGGGAGAGACGCTCGTGAGCCGTCTGATCGGCAACTAATGTTAAAGAGAAAGCAAGCCTTGGAGAAGTTCCCGCCTGAACTCTCAGCCCGACTTGGATGCTACCGTACTCCTCGTGTCAACAGTCTGAGGAAGGAGCAACCCTCAATAACATGTCCACTTCAGGAAGTAGTTATCGATACAGGCAGCAAGAGAAGGATAACATTTGATCCCGATGTCAAAGGTCTGCATATGAGCTTACATCTCAGGGGCAAAAAGAAGGGACTTgcaaaaaagaaattctCAATCATTCATATAGGAACAGCCCGATGCGGGGGTCGAAcccgcaaccttgagatTGTGTACTCTAGTAAGAGTCTCACGCTCTACCGATTGAGCTAACCGGGCCTCGAACGAGGCGTATGTTGAAAAGTTGGCTCGCTGTTGAGCATCATACAGCCAAGCTTGACTACCTATTATCTAGGCTAGGTTGAAGAGCATGTTACATGCCATTGTAAAAGTGCCATCAGTCAGAGCTCAGTTGTTAAAGTTGGAGGTTTGTCTAGTCTATCTAATATTTTGGTATCGCTTCTTCTGGTCACAGGCTTTTATTCGTGACATCAGTTCCATTGGTGAACTTCCATCTCAACGGTGCGTCCTAGTGTCGTGGCATAccagcttgagcttggaggtTGTTCTGCATGGGTAGCTTGTCAACTCGCCCGCTTTCATTCGGTTCAACAAGGGATGAACGAGTAGTCTAGAATTGACGACATGCGAAGTGGTTCATAGATACAGGTCATGTATAGCTATAGGAGgaaccaacaccagcacTTTAGGGTAGCTGTCATACAGCATTATGAGAAGCACTCAAGGGTTGAAAGACATGAGAGGGAACAAGCACGTAGACTGAGCAGCGAATCTTATCCGAATAGTCACCAATATTCTTACAAACAATTCAAATATTCACCCACAAGCACGTCTGCAACTAAGCCAACCAACCACCCGCCCTCATGACACAACGAAACGCCGTGTGAAAGTAAATAAGCCTGTATTGTAGGCAAGTTGTTGATTGTTCTTCCTGTTTTACCCACCATCCGATCGCGGTACGCCGGCACAAGCCTCACCATAAGTAAATGGACCGACTTTTAATGTCCCCGATAGACCCCCATCGCAAGGACAAACACAAGCTGGCCTATCCACGCCGCATAGTTGTCCAACATTGTAGATCCTGATACCCATCCTAGAGAGTGTAGGTATGTTCAACACTCGCTTAATACCTCCCCATAAATGATACATGACACGATCAACAGGAGAAGCGCCCAGAGCCTTCTCTAGTTAATATGGCCTTGCATTTAGTTATCCTTCTCCAactgctccagctccttaAGAACTGAggacttggtgttgatctTCTTAAGCTGAGtatcctccagcttctctcCACCAGCCAGGCGCATCTCGAGGTCCTCAATGGCTCGGACCTTCTTCTGAAGACTGCGAATCTTCTTGGCATTGGGGTTCTGGGCGGCATCGGCGGCGGGGGCACCGTTGTTGGGggcctgctgctgaggcccCTGGTGTCCATTGCCATGACCGTTTCCGTTTCCGTTTCCGCGGTGAGTgttgctgcggctgcggccCTGGTTGTTTCGGGACTGGCTTCGGTGGTTGCTGTGGCCGCGGCGCTCGGGGCTGCGACCCTCGCTGCCCGAACCAGCACCGCGATCACGGGGAGGGGGAGCCAAGCTGGCTCCGCCGTTAGGTTCGCCCTGGGGTCGGCCCTCTCCCTGGTTGTTCTTCTTGTTacgcttcttcttgttctttgaCTTGGACGAGTTCTCATCGCCCACGGGCTCAGCACCCGGAACAGTCCTCACGACTGTAGGGGCTGGCTCAGCAAAGTCGGCCCCAGGCACAGCACGGCGCGGGCGGCCAAAGCCGTTGGGGCCAATGTTGGGCAAGCCGTTGCTCACGACGTGGGCAGCACCGCCCTCATCCTCACGCTTGAAGTGAAGAGGCGTAGCCAAGCCACGGGCACCGGGGGGACGGTAAGCACCAGCGGGCTTACTGGGGGTCTTGACCGTGCCCAGGTACGCCGTGGCAGAGGCGTGAGGAGTGGGGATGGGGGTGAGGGGATCACCCGGAGCAATGTTCTCGGGGGCCTGGGGCCTCCAGACAACATTGTACAGCTCGACCATGTCCTCGTGGTACATGATGCCACCGCTGACGTGCCACAGCTTGACACCGTTGTCCACGCGCAGTCGCGGCGAGGTGGTGGCCGTCATGATGTAACGGCTGTCGGGACTCCATTCGCACACGCTGGGGTTTCCGCTCTCAATGGTGGTGATCTTGCGGAAGTCCTTCTCGAGATCGTACACATCAATCTGACCAGCAAGATTACCGAAACCTGCAACCAGAACAAATCGACCGGTCGGCGAGAAAGTAATGGTGTTTCGGGGGCTGATAGGGAAGGAGTGCGTCGCAACGGCCCGGTGGTTAAAGatggtggccttggccgGCATGTAGCCATACACAACACCGAACTCTTTCGAGTTTGGCGACCACGATACATCATGGATAGGACCATCCTTGTCCAAGGACACGCGAGCGTCGAAAGCGCCGGTTGTGCTGAGCAGATACAGCGTGGTCTCGCCGTAGTAGCTCTTGCCGGAGCGGTCGACGTCGGTCTGTGCCAGCACCAGGAGGCTGGAGCCGTGCTTGTTCCACTTCAGCTGGACCTTGTCACCCTTGAAGAAAGTCTTCTGAGAAATGGGGTTGGTGAACAGAGGGACGTTGAAGACTTTGACGGCAGCGGGTTGACCCTGGGGATATGTTAGCGGGATACCTAGCGGTGTGGTCAATGTCAGCTCACCTTGCGCTCGGGAACAAAGACTGCGACGGCATGGTTCTGGCTACCGGGAGCGAGGGCGAAGTTAGCGGCCCCCTCAACTCGGAGCTTGTTCCAGACCTTGATCAGGTCGTGACTCTCGTAGAACTGCACCTCGTTGGTGACGAGGCGAGCGCAGTACTTCTCATCAGCCGTATACTGGAGATTCCAGCCTCCTTGTTGCTTCTGGACGAAGCGGCCAAGGGGCTGcttgtcggcggcggcgacacCTTCCTCTACGACACGCCAgaccttgaggttcttggtCGCATCACcgttctcgtccttggcggGGCGCTCCCAAGTGATGACAAAGGTGCCACGAGGAGAGAAACCGAGCTCGTAGACGTTCTGGatggggagggagaggacCTGCGAGCCAGTGGAGgcgtcgacgacggtgaCGGCATCGGGGGACGCCCAGCCGAAGAAGCGGCCACAGGCAGAGTAGGCACAGCACCGGAGGTTGCCCTCGGGCTTGGTGAACCCAGCGAGAGGCTCGTAGACGGGCGCAGCGTCAAAGACGCCGATGGTCTTCTGGGTTCGGTAGGCAAACTGCAGCGGAGACGCCATGGCTAGTCAAAGTCACAGTGTCTCGTGTCTTGCGGGGTCTTGTGGCCGGTTGATCAAATGTCTTGTCGGGGGAGGAGATGTAGCTTGACACACTCTCTCTTTGTCCAAGGTTCTTGTAGTCGCGGGAGGGCACCGAAGTGTTTATCGCAATCGTGGGGCGAAGGTTGCTTGGGCTCAGGTGCTGGTGGGATTGGGCGAGCAGCGCGGAGCGAAAAAGCTAAACTGACAGCGTTGGGCTGAGTTCTGCGCAGCAAAGAGCAGACCAAGTTGCCGCCTGAAAGTTTGTATCGCGATTACGGGAGAAGTGCAGCAGCGGTGATTCGCGGAAGCAACAAGAAAGATGTATGTTGTCGAGGGCGGCGGTTGTTTGAGTATCGTCGCGAGCAAAGCAGGACAACACAACAaagggcggcggcggcgtagGCGGGGGAAGAGGCAGCGGGTGCGTCACAAGCGTGGAATGCGATTGCGTAGCAAAGCGAAGCCTGAACCTGCGAGCGAACAGAGGAGACAAAAAAGACGACAAGAACAGATTTGAGGCCgggagggagatgaagagaagacgGCAAGTCACCcaaggggaggggagggaggaaTTGGCGCGGCAGGGCCGTGATGTTTTGGGCTGGAGGGAaacaagaagagaggaggaagaaggcggcggtggcCACCAGGCGAAatatgttttttttttcttgtcctttttttttgctttACCCTTTTTCCCCCTGCACCGCTCACACTCAAAAAAGACTGCCTGTCTGTCCCACAACAAGCCACACACGCCACACTACCCCGACAACTCACCCTTTTGTGGTCTCTCTCCTTTCCCCCCGTCGCTTCTTGACTCAGCCTCGGCACTCCAATGGATCTCTTCTCCACAACTGCGCTGCAACCTCTGCAGAAGAACaaacgaacgaacgaactGGACTTCAGGTGGCCCTTACAGGGAGAGCACATGCCCCAGATTTAATTGACAGAAGCCAATCGTCGAGTGGATACCAGCCCGCGCTTTGAGGCCTCTTTTCGGGGTGTCCATTTTGAGCATCTCAATTGATGCCTGATCCTTGACCTGGGATGTGATTTGAGCCGCCATAACTAACAATTAACACGAGGGGATCAGGGTTAAGCCGGGAGTTCGTTGCCAAGTAACCGGAATAGAACGGATACTTTACTTTAAAAATTCCATAAAAAACCCTGGTAATATTAACTTCTCGGGCTTATCCTCACGACTCATTCTCAGCTCAGATTCCTCCCACACGATTCATTGCATGCATCACGTCACCACGCTTTCGCCTTCTCACATAATGGGCGATTTATTACCAGTGCTTACTCCCCTTGCAGCGTGGCTGAAAGACTCTGACCAGTCTTTGTCTGCTCTTCCACGGCCAAGTAAACTTGGTGCAAAACTATACGAGATTTTACACTGACACGCCTACACAACCCGTTGTCATTTCTCAACAACTCGGTTAACATCCATGGACAGATAACAGGATTGGCTTCTGGCAGCCCAACTCTCATTTTACCACCCCTTGAGCCCCGTGATCCTGCCTCGATACAAACAAATGCCATCACACTGGACGCCTTTCTAGATTTCATTGTCATGTATCATTGCTACGTGGCACCAGTCAAGTCATCCATTGCTCAACCAAGCATGCAGCCCCTGACACCAATTCTCCCGCCATTTTGCTGAACCAACAAGCCATTGACACCGTGGATTCCCCCAATCACGTGGCCTGCGTATCTCATGGACATTTTTGCTGCTTTATACGATATGTCCATCTCTTGGGTGATAGCACATGTAAGGGGTATGCGTTTGTCCATGCAAGCCGCAAACTATCATCCGTGAAGAGCCACGTTGTTCATGCACTTGTTCGTTCACCTTCCCTTGTACTTTTCTTTCCATCCACCCTTTTCAAAAAGCCAGAGAGCCTCAGTTGCATATGCGCGGCTGCCTCTGTGGCCGCCCTCACCCATAGCCGCCTCCATCAGACTCTGCAATACCCGACCCTGCTTAACTGAGTTCCACACTCCCATGGCGATGGGATCGTCTTCAGTCTTTCCCCACTCTCCATTTCCAAGCCGGTATAGAATTCTTCCAAGTGTTTGGAATGCCATGCATCTTTGTGCTGGGACTGCACTTCTGGCGAGCCGCGCCAGCTCCGCAATGGTGTATCCCGCAGCCTCTGGGGcttctccatgatgatgtAGACCCTTGGATGAGGGGATAGATCGACTGACCCGTGGGGATAAGAATCGACCCCGAAAGTCAAATCGGAAAGCTGATACCGCGATTTCAGGGTGTGGGTAGTAGGAAGAGTCTTTGTCTGCTGGGCTGTCCTGGGTGGGGATAGGAGCCATCCAGGCGAGCTTGCTTGGATCGGCTGGGAGGTTAGGAAAGTATTTCTCATGCAGTGTAGCCAAAAAGTCGGGATCGGAAGGATCGACATCAGGAAGGCTGGGAGGAGCTGGGAAGTGAACCGACTTGGGTAGATCGGTGATTGGGAAAATATCAGGGGGTATCTGGGTTGGGGCCTGGTCTTCATCGTAGTCGTCTGCGATCTTCTTTGTCGAGACTGCGGGTGATGGGGATGCCTTATTTTCTGAGCCTGGCTCCTTTGTAGATTTTGCGCCTTGCACCGCATCTTCTGTAACAGATGATGCCATGGTCTTGGATGTATCCTCGATTTTGATCTCGGGCGGAGGCTCAGGCGCCTGTGGTGTTTCGGATGGCGGGGGATCGAACGGCGATGGACCAGCCGGCTCATCGATATTGGCTCGCTGTAATAGACGTTGGATGAGAGCAGGATTCAGTCCGTTCATGATATCGTTTTGCGCCTGGGCGATCTCGGCGGGGCTCATGCTGGCGAGCTTCTGACGGTTCTCCTGATCGAtgcgcttcttctcaacctcctcgaaGCCCATATTCGCAGTCGAATCTTGAGCTTTATTCACCTCAGGTCGGTCCTGGGGTTGTGACCGGGCGCTGGATGTTTGGCCGGCTGCCTCGGCGGCGCGCTGCTGTTTGAAGGCAGACGTCCTCCATCGTCGTTTGTGTTGCGGGAACCCGGTAGATGAGATGGGTTGATCGGAGAACTCGACAGGCTTCTTATCACTAGAGTCGCGCTCGACAATATCACCGATTAAGAGTGTAGGATCCATGGTGTTGTGCAGTCCTTGTCAGGTCGCAAAAGCCAAGCTTAACAATTCTGATTTGATCTTGACGTCTTTTTTCGGTGGAGGCACCGCGGAGAATCTAGAGTGGGGCACCGACTGACGCGACCCCACATTTTCAAAATGTTTGGGCGGATTATCCGCGCTGAGTGCCACGTGAAATTGTGAGATTGGAGAATTCCAAAGGCACCACGAAATGTGCAGGCAGGAATAGCACAGGAGAGGCGGCTCTCGGGGAGCACGATGAGCCTGATTTGAGCGCAAAAATGCACTTGGAGCTTCCTATTTGAGCGGGTTGGGTGTTTCTCGCATCATTACTCGCCAAATGTCATGCGACATGAGACGGTAAAACGGAGCTGGAATTATCGTGGTCAAGGTTTGGGCTCTGAAACGCGAGTCCCAACTTAGTAAGCCGCCATAATTACGGAAGGATGAGAATGGCAGCACACAACACAGAGGACAACCAGAAGATGGATAGTAGATGTGAATTGGAAAGGAGTACATAGCGTGTAACGGAGTTCGTTAATATTGTCTTTTCCTTGGATGCCAGAAAGAAACACTTTAAATGGGGATTAAAATAGCAAGCCCCGGACTGAAGCATGTTGCACCGCCACAGATTGGTGCTGGGGTGGGTGCATTAGCGCCGATCGATCCTTCCTTCTTTTCAAAATTCCAGAACCCGTGCGCGGCTGGCAATTTCAATACTGTGCACTTTGGGTTGAAAATGTTCCGCCGCAACATTGGGTTGAAAATGTCGAAAACTCTGAATGGAGTGTATAAATATGCCCTAGTAGACCATATTAGACTGTCAGGTAGATCAATATACTTTTTCACTGTTCTCGAGTTACGAAATTTGAGTAATAGGTGTGGCCCGTGGGGGAACCTTAATCACCCAGGAAGGTGGAACGTAATTTCCTGATTCAAAGACAGTACTCGAGTTATTAGTACCGGCACCGTCCAAGGCCATCCGACGTCCTTGGCTTTTTCATTACGCCCAGAGCTTTGCTTTTTATCCGACAGCCCCCTTGGTCGCGCAACAGATAAGATCTCTCTGGTCAGGGAAGCACGGGGCACCTGATACGTATGCGAAAAGTGCCGATTGGGTGCTGTGACCCCTGCATGGATGGTCAATCAGCGAGCGACAGCAGGGACAGGTGATTCTCACACAACAGATGCGGAGAGGAATTAGTAGCGTGAATTTTCAAACGCAAGATACAAAGAGAACTGTACTTTTGAGCTCACTGTTTGCCAGCTCTCCTTGCACGAGCGGTTTGGACAGGAAAACTGGACCTCACAGCCACAGATGACCTTCCCGAAAAAAACAAACATGTGGCTGAGTGGCTGCAGCCGCGTTAAATCCCCGTCGACGTAGCGCGCCTAAGCTTGGTTCAACGTTTGGTTCCCGGACGAGACGGTCCACCCACACACAATCTCTTCCATCCCAAGCCCACAAGCGAAAAGGCGCTGCAGGGGGGGCCCGGCGCGCGCCTCTCAGGGATGATGGACACGGCGGGTGGGTTCATTGAAGGCTGACCCCGGAGGGAACACGAAAAAAGAAGGGTCACAGGCGCAAGGTACAAGTACCCACTCGTGCTGCCACAGTTTGGAGGTGGCAGAGCGTCCCGGGATACAAAGAGGTACTTGCGAGGTGATTTATTCCTGGTGTTTCCCCACGCTAGACCGCTGACCTGCGTTCACCCACAGCTCGCAGAAGGGCTGCTGGTCCTGCTGGTCCCCCTGGGCCCCCTGGTCTCTCCCCCTCCGATGTTGCACATGGACGCTTGGGAATCTGAGGTGGGAGGGCTTGGCTCTGCACCAGCTCGTACCTCTTGTACCTCTATCCGTGCGTCAAAGCCGTCTTGTCTCGTCGAGTGTTTTCTCTATCAGGTCCCGTCCCGTTCAAAAGCATTGCCTTGCGTCTTGTCTTTCGgtttcctctggctctgggctCTCGTCTCGCCTTTTCCCGCCTAGCCCGGCTGCCCGTCGTGTCCTGTTGCTCTCTTGATTGACTCTTGACCCCATCCACGAGCCCCGTCCAATTACTTGGCCGACGCCCCCCCTACGACCTTCCCCCCCGTTTCGAGGCTTCTGGTGACGAATTCCCTCGCATCCGAAGCCGTATCAAAGTGATTTCCTGCCTGGTCTCGCCCCCCCTTGTGGTGGTTTGGCCCGAATGACTGCGGCAAGCCCGTGACGTCCGGCCTATGGTGTTGTTGTCCACGCCCAGCCTAGACTGACTGACTGTTAGTCTCATGAGGGCACCCTCGGTTGGTCTAATCGGCGTTTAATAATGGAATTTCCCTTGTTGCCAGATGATGCTGGTCCGCCCCCTCGTTTCCCCTCGTGCGTCGTGTCGTGCCGGAGTCGTAGCATTCAAAGTTAGCAGCTCTCTTGTAGAAGCTGCTGGCCTGCCCCGTTTTTCTCCTTCCCGCCAGAAAAATAAGAAATGTTGTTGTCGCCCCGAAAAAAAAGGTagccatccccatctcatTTCTCCTccctttttccttctccttcttcctctctcaaCCCGCAATCCTCCACCACCCGCCATTTTCCCCCAACGACGACCCATGGGATTTGCTCAAATTCATCAATTCGACATCCTTTGTCTATCGTAATTATCACCGAAACACCATCATCTGTTGCGCCCGGTGCTGCAGCATCACTCGCCCGCCTCGAATCGATTCCTCCCCCGCGTCCGACCCCCCTTTTCGCCCGCGCAACCCGCATCGCCCGTTTTGGTCGTTGCCCAACTCAAACGTCGTGAGGCTATTCAGAGATCCGGACAGCTCCACCGCCCGCACCCGCCTGCCGCTTCTGGCCACTCACAGCCCGTTTCGCTCCGTTACGCTCCGTCAcgctttttttttcccgCCTGCAACCAGTTTCTGGCGAGACCCGCGCGCCCAAGCTTGGAAGCAATTCTATTCGCTGTACCTGTACCTGTACCCGACCTTTTGGTGCAGCTCCGCGCGACCTAGCGTGTACTGTACCACGTACGCCCACCGCTATTCGCCGCCTTTTCATTCAACCTTTGGTGGTTTGAATCACAGCCTTGCCCGTTTGCGCGCGACGCCTTGTTCGATTTCCTCTTTGCATCGCATGCGTGGTTCTTATTTCCTACACGGGTAATAAGCgctttttcttctctttttgcTCCCCACGATTACAGGAGCCCTTTTCAACTTCGCACGCGGTGCATTCAGCTTCCGGACGATTTCAAGACCCTGGACTATTAAACATCGTTCGTTTCCCATCCTTGCCTCGGCATGGCCGCGACAGCTGCCGACACGTCCATGTCGCGATACGACTCGTCAGCCGGCGAGCtgtcctcgccgccctcgggCTCCCTCTCAGAGCCTGGCTCCCCATCGCGACAAGCTTCGGATAGTCGCGTCCCCCAAGAATATGACGAGATCGTTGTTGTTTCAAGCGACGGACAATATCAACACATCGGCCGGAGCCATGGACAAGGCCGGCCCCCGCTTCCCCTGCCACCTCAATCGGGTACCGGGCCTCCCAGGAGATACGCTCTGGTCGACAACCAGTGGGTGCAATTGACGGCTGCAGGTGTCCCCAGAAAGAAGCCCGGCCGCAAGCCGGGAACCATTGTGAAACCTAGAAACTCGGATGGCAACGAAatcgccaaggctgctcgTAAGCCTCGCAAGCCGCGCGATCCCAATGCACCCCCAATGCAGCGCAAACGCAAGATTGCGCCTGCCGATACCGACAACGAGATTGCTGCCGATTCAAAGTccctggctgctgctgcatcttcTGCTTCCCGTCAGCCACGTGTTTCGGATGTCTCAAACGTGTCAGCCTCATCACCCGCTCAACATCACCAGCAACCGGCTTCCGCCCACCAGACCGACCAGCGCTATTCGCCCAAGATTCCCAAACGAGAGCACTTTGGTTCTATGCAAAGCATTTTGAACTCGGATCCTCCGGCCGAGCGACCGTCGTCTCAACCACAGCCCCAATCAAACAATTCCACCTCGATGCCTGTTCGCACCAGCGGCCAAAGTTACGATCCTATCCGTGGAAATTACGATCCCGTTCGCGAGACAATGGTTTCTCACAACCCTTACGGCTCTGCTTCTggttctcctcgagctccttctcaaATGCCAAATCGCTCCCCAACCATTGCGAGCTTACTCGGCGGCGGTGATTCTCGTAGCTCATTCCAACCGGCTTCGAATCAGCCCCGTTTCCAAGCACAAGAGCCCTCACAACCATC
Protein-coding sequences here:
- a CDS encoding Eukaryotic translation initiation factor 2A — translated: MASPLQFAYRTQKTIGVFDAAPVYEPLAGFTKPEGNLRCCAYSACGRFFGWASPDAVTVVDASTGSQVLSLPIQNVYELGFSPRGTFVITWERPAKDENGDATKNLKVWRVVEEGVAAADKQPLGRFVQKQQGGWNLQYTADEKYCARLVTNEVQFYESHDLIKVWNKLRVEGAANFALAPGSQNHAVAVFVPERKGQPAAVKVFNVPLFTNPISQKTFFKGDKVQLKWNKHGSSLLVLAQTDVDRSGKSYYGETTLYLLSTTGAFDARVSLDKDGPIHDVSWSPNSKEFGVVYGYMPAKATIFNHRAVATHSFPISPRNTITFSPTGRFVLVAGFGNLAGQIDVYDLEKDFRKITTIESGNPSVCEWSPDSRYIMTATTSPRLRVDNGVKLWHVSGGIMYHEDMVELYNVVWRPQAPENIAPGDPLTPIPTPHASATAYLGTVKTPSKPAGAYRPPGARGLATPLHFKREDEGGAAHVVSNGLPNIGPNGFGRPRRAVPGADFAEPAPTVVRTVPGAEPVGDENSSKSKNKKKRNKKNNQGEGRPQGEPNGGASLAPPPRDRGAGSGSEGRSPERRGHSNHRSQSRNNQGRSRSNTHRGNGNGNGHGNGHQGPQQQAPNNGAPAADAAQNPNAKKIRSLQKKVRAIEDLEMRLAGGEKLEDTQLKKINTKSSVLKELEQLEKDN